A stretch of the Candidatus Methylomirabilota bacterium genome encodes the following:
- a CDS encoding MOSC domain-containing protein, whose product MTGRVVQINVSRGGVPKTLVESARVSVLGLEGDAHRDVEHHGGPERAVCMYAMEAIEALQAEGHPIVPGAIGENLTVHGLDWPAVVPDAVLRVGEELLLQVTRYTSPCANIRPAFLDGDYARVAQKRHPGWSRVYARVLVEGAVRRGDPVRLLAESEASAALAATRR is encoded by the coding sequence GTGACGGGACGGGTCGTCCAGATCAACGTCTCCCGTGGCGGGGTGCCGAAGACCCTGGTGGAGTCCGCGCGGGTGTCGGTGCTGGGTCTCGAGGGCGACGCGCACCGCGACGTGGAGCACCACGGCGGTCCGGAACGCGCCGTATGCATGTACGCGATGGAGGCGATCGAGGCGCTCCAGGCCGAGGGACACCCCATCGTCCCCGGCGCCATCGGCGAGAACCTCACCGTCCACGGGCTCGACTGGCCGGCGGTCGTCCCCGACGCCGTGCTGCGCGTGGGCGAGGAGCTGCTGCTGCAGGTGACGCGGTACACGTCGCCCTGCGCCAATATCCGTCCCGCCTTCCTCGACGGTGACTACGCGCGCGTCGCGCAGAAGCGCCATCCGGGCTGGAGCCGCGTCTACGCGCGGGTCCTGGTGGAGGGCGCGGTGCGGCGGGGCGATCCAGTACGCCTCCTGGCCGAGAGCGAAGCCTCCGCGGCCCTGGCGGCGACCCGCAGGTGA
- a CDS encoding branched-chain amino acid ABC transporter permease has translation MDYELLLGILPQVFLDGLILGFMYALIALGYTMVYGVLEFINFAHSEIFIVGAFVGVEVLLGLKSAGLLDGLPWPFLLVLVLVAGMAVSGALAVTVERVAYRPLRGTPRLIPLISAIGISFFLQDLIRLIESIWRNAFNLVYPTIDALNIRFELTATLDVSVKSLVVIVAALGMLWALHAIVNRTKVGTAIRAVAEDQAAASLMGINVNRIISLTFLIGGAMGGAAGVLFGVQYGLINPYTGFIPGLKAFTAAVLGGIGNIPGAMLGGLVLGLLEAFAASYLSLLTGGAFGAEYKDIFAFSVLILILIFRPKGLLGEVVRERA, from the coding sequence ATGGACTACGAGCTCCTCCTGGGCATCCTGCCGCAAGTCTTCCTCGACGGCCTCATCCTGGGGTTCATGTATGCCCTGATCGCGCTCGGCTACACAATGGTGTACGGCGTCCTCGAGTTCATCAACTTCGCGCACTCCGAGATCTTCATCGTGGGCGCGTTCGTCGGCGTGGAGGTCCTGCTCGGGCTCAAGAGCGCGGGCCTGCTCGACGGCCTGCCCTGGCCGTTCCTGCTCGTCCTGGTCCTGGTCGCCGGCATGGCCGTCAGCGGAGCCCTGGCCGTGACCGTGGAGCGGGTCGCCTACCGCCCGCTCCGGGGCACCCCCCGGCTGATCCCCCTCATCTCGGCCATCGGCATCTCGTTCTTCCTTCAAGACTTGATCCGGCTCATCGAGTCGATCTGGCGCAACGCCTTCAACCTCGTGTACCCGACCATCGATGCCCTCAACATCCGCTTCGAGCTGACGGCCACGCTCGATGTGTCCGTCAAATCGCTGGTCGTCATCGTGGCGGCGCTGGGCATGCTCTGGGCGCTGCACGCGATCGTCAACCGGACCAAGGTCGGCACGGCCATCCGGGCCGTCGCCGAGGATCAGGCGGCGGCCAGCCTGATGGGCATCAACGTCAACCGCATCATCTCCCTCACGTTCCTCATCGGAGGCGCCATGGGCGGCGCGGCCGGCGTGCTCTTCGGGGTCCAGTACGGGCTGATCAACCCTTACACGGGATTCATTCCCGGCCTCAAGGCCTTCACGGCCGCCGTGCTGGGGGGGATCGGCAACATCCCGGGCGCGATGCTCGGCGGCCTCGTGCTGGGACTGCTCGAAGCCTTCGCCGCCTCCTACCTGTCGCTGCTGACCGGTGGCGCCTTCGGCGCGGAGTACAAGGACATCTTCGCGTTTTCGGTGCTGATCCTGATCCTCATCTTCCGCCCCAAAGGGCTCCTGGGCGAAGTCGTGCGGGAGCGCGCGTGA
- the thiE gene encoding thiamine phosphate synthase, which translates to MTMDPRLYVILDRVAAAGRDLVEVLDAVIAGGAKMVQLREKTWPSGQLLPLAERLRARCRQAGVTFVMNDRVDLAAVLEADGVHLGQDDLPPRPARPLLRPGMILGVSTHSVEQARRAQADGADYVAVGAMFPTQTKPDFELVGPALVRAVRAEIRIPLVGIGGITPQNAGEVIRAGADGVAVISAVCAAPDPAAVTRDFLRVIDDVRKTQI; encoded by the coding sequence ATGACCATGGATCCCCGGCTCTACGTCATCCTCGACCGCGTCGCGGCGGCCGGGCGCGACCTCGTGGAGGTCCTCGACGCCGTCATCGCGGGCGGGGCGAAGATGGTCCAGCTCCGCGAGAAGACGTGGCCGTCGGGCCAGCTCCTCCCGCTGGCCGAGCGGCTCCGGGCCCGCTGCCGCCAGGCCGGAGTGACCTTCGTGATGAACGATCGCGTCGACCTCGCCGCGGTCCTCGAGGCCGACGGCGTTCACCTCGGCCAGGACGATCTGCCGCCTCGCCCGGCGCGCCCGCTGCTCCGTCCGGGGATGATCCTCGGCGTGTCGACCCACAGCGTCGAGCAGGCGCGGCGGGCGCAGGCCGACGGCGCCGATTACGTCGCGGTCGGGGCCATGTTCCCGACCCAGACGAAGCCCGACTTCGAACTGGTCGGCCCTGCGCTGGTCCGCGCCGTTCGCGCGGAGATCCGCATACCGCTGGTCGGCATCGGCGGCATCACCCCCCAGAACGCGGGCGAGGTGATCCGGGCCGGCGCCGACGGCGTCGCCGTGATCTCGGCGGTCTGCGCCGCCCCCGACCCCGCCGCGGTGACCCGCGACTTCCTCCGCGTGATCGACGATGTCCGCAAGACGCAGATATAA
- a CDS encoding MaoC/PaaZ C-terminal domain-containing protein yields the protein MLGQGLTWEETSIAALYRTLGRTVSETDIVNFVNLCGFTEPLFMDMEYVARESVFGRRAAPGALTFALSEGLVMQTGLIHGTGMAWLGGEIRIVAPVLAGDTIRVEIEVVEKRETKKPDRGIVTYQHRVLNQRGELVLESRVQRMIRRREVT from the coding sequence ATGCTGGGACAGGGCCTCACCTGGGAGGAAACGAGCATCGCGGCCCTCTACCGGACGCTCGGCCGCACGGTGTCGGAGACGGACATCGTGAACTTCGTGAACCTCTGCGGCTTCACCGAGCCCCTGTTCATGGACATGGAGTACGTGGCGCGCGAGTCGGTCTTCGGCCGGCGGGCCGCGCCCGGGGCGCTGACCTTCGCGCTGTCGGAGGGCCTCGTGATGCAGACCGGGCTCATCCACGGCACCGGGATGGCCTGGCTGGGCGGCGAGATCCGCATCGTGGCGCCCGTGCTGGCGGGCGATACGATCCGCGTGGAGATCGAAGTCGTGGAAAAGCGCGAGACGAAGAAGCCCGACCGCGGCATCGTGACCTACCAGCACCGCGTGCTCAACCAGCGCGGCGAGCTCGTCCTGGAATCGCGCGTGCAGCGCATGATCCGGCGCCGCGAGGTGACCTGA
- a CDS encoding acetyl-CoA carboxylase biotin carboxylase subunit (an AccC homodimer forms the biotin carboxylase subunit of the acetyl CoA carboxylase, an enzyme that catalyzes the formation of malonyl-CoA, which in turn controls the rate of fatty acid metabolism) produces PYSVPPFYDALIAKVIVHGRDRGEAIERMRRALGETVIEGVRTTIPYHLKTLADPAFLEGRFPR; encoded by the coding sequence GCCGTACAGCGTGCCGCCCTTCTACGACGCCCTGATCGCCAAGGTGATCGTGCACGGGCGCGACCGCGGAGAAGCGATCGAACGCATGCGCCGGGCGCTCGGCGAGACCGTCATCGAGGGCGTGCGGACGACGATCCCCTACCACCTCAAGACGCTCGCCGATCCCGCGTTCCTCGAAGGGCGGTTCCCGCGATGA
- a CDS encoding branched-chain amino acid ABC transporter permease encodes MIARSVLVAALLACSGFAVATFPRSVLAFLLFQGSLLVIYLAAIPRWLRWALLAVALLVMMPLIGAYNGYYLEVATQVGIFVALALGLNIVVGLAGLLDLGYVAFYAVGAYSWAIFGSPQANVVFGGGFPLAPGWFYVFLGVGLAVAALTGVLLGLPVLRLRGDYLAIVTLGFGEVIRVLANNLDKPINLTNGPKGITPISRPPAPFGVPYAEYFYFLVLLIVVVVILVNRRLEDSHIGRAWEAIREDELAAQAMGVPLVRMKLLAFACGASFAGVMGVVFSAKQVFINPESFTFLESIGVLAMVILGGMGSIPGAVLGATVVTVLNLQVLKGLSLWLNELKNAGVTILGYSLADLPTQLEPAKYERMIFGMILVLMMIFRPQGILPARRRQRELG; translated from the coding sequence GTGATCGCCCGGTCGGTCCTGGTGGCGGCGCTCCTGGCCTGCTCGGGCTTCGCCGTGGCGACCTTCCCGCGGTCCGTGCTGGCCTTCCTCCTCTTCCAGGGCTCGCTGCTGGTCATTTACCTGGCCGCCATCCCCCGCTGGCTCCGGTGGGCCCTGCTGGCGGTCGCCCTCCTGGTGATGATGCCGCTGATCGGCGCCTACAACGGCTACTACCTGGAGGTCGCCACCCAGGTCGGCATCTTCGTCGCGCTGGCCCTCGGCCTCAACATCGTGGTGGGGCTGGCCGGGCTCCTGGACCTGGGCTACGTGGCCTTTTACGCGGTGGGCGCGTACTCGTGGGCGATCTTCGGCTCCCCGCAGGCCAACGTCGTCTTCGGCGGCGGCTTCCCGCTGGCTCCGGGGTGGTTCTACGTCTTCCTGGGGGTCGGGCTCGCGGTGGCGGCCCTCACCGGCGTCCTCCTGGGCCTGCCGGTGCTCCGCCTGCGCGGCGATTATCTGGCCATCGTCACCCTGGGGTTCGGCGAGGTCATCCGCGTCCTGGCCAACAACCTCGACAAGCCCATCAACCTGACCAACGGCCCCAAGGGCATCACGCCGATCTCGCGGCCGCCGGCGCCCTTCGGCGTGCCCTACGCCGAGTACTTCTACTTCCTGGTCCTGCTCATCGTGGTCGTGGTCATCCTCGTCAATCGCCGGCTGGAGGACTCCCACATCGGCCGGGCCTGGGAGGCGATCCGCGAGGACGAGCTGGCCGCGCAGGCCATGGGCGTGCCTTTGGTGCGCATGAAGCTCCTGGCCTTCGCCTGCGGCGCCTCCTTCGCCGGCGTGATGGGCGTGGTCTTTTCCGCCAAGCAGGTCTTCATCAACCCGGAGTCGTTCACCTTCCTGGAGTCGATCGGCGTCCTGGCCATGGTCATTCTGGGCGGCATGGGCTCGATCCCGGGGGCCGTGCTCGGCGCCACCGTGGTCACCGTCCTGAACCTCCAGGTGCTCAAGGGCCTGTCGCTCTGGCTCAACGAGCTGAAGAACGCCGGCGTCACGATCCTCGGCTACAGCCTCGCCGACCTGCCCACCCAGCTCGAGCCGGCCAAGTACGAGCGGATGATCTTCGGCATGATCCTGGTCCTCATGATGATCTTCCGGCCCCAGGGCATCCTGCCGGCCCGGCGCCGACAGCGGGAGCTGGGATGA
- a CDS encoding hydantoinase/oxoprolinase family protein has protein sequence MLARLGVDIGGTFTDLVVVDETTGALRVGKVLTTPKDPAHGVEQGIHALLDDARLAAGAVGAVVHGTTLATNALIERKGARTALLTTAGFRDALEIRREGRYDMYDIFIDPPPPLVPRHLRREVPERLLADGAVQRPLDEAAARRVIGELVGQGVEAIAICLLHAYLNPAHEWRLAELVREIAPHLPVSCSSEVVPEIREYERGSTTTANVYVAPLMARYLEDLERRLAELGIPGQLYIMQSSGGIALPGDAKHFPIRLVESGPAAGALAAAQAARDRGELRLLSFDMGGTTAKACVIDDGAPLVAREFEVARADRFKKGSGLPIRVPVIELIEIGAGGGSIARVDRMGLLKVGPDSAGADPGPACYNLGGRLPTVTDADLLLGYLDSEFFLGGRMRLSREAARRALEEHVARPLGLGLTEAAWGIHRVVNENMAAAARIHGIERGKDLRQYPLFAFGGAGPVHCWHVARILRVPRILLPFGAGAMSAYGLLSAPPAFDFVRTRRERLDAANWRTINTLFAEMEAEGRALLARAGVDASRVRVNRVAEMRYLGQGHEVEATIPPSTLSPASLPAITASFEAAYRALYQRLPQGVLIEALNWRVTVAGPPPKVALTPAARGGGARAKGAIKTTRPAYFAEASDFVPTPVYDRYALGPGTAFRGPAIVEERESTAVIGPGARCRVDDALEIVVELPP, from the coding sequence GTGTTGGCCCGCCTGGGCGTGGACATCGGCGGCACCTTCACCGACCTCGTCGTCGTCGACGAGACCACCGGCGCCCTGCGCGTCGGCAAGGTCCTCACCACGCCGAAGGACCCGGCCCACGGGGTCGAGCAGGGGATCCACGCCCTCCTCGACGACGCCCGCCTTGCCGCCGGGGCCGTCGGGGCCGTCGTCCACGGCACGACGCTGGCCACCAACGCGCTGATCGAGCGCAAGGGCGCGCGCACCGCGCTGCTCACCACCGCCGGCTTCCGCGACGCTCTCGAGATCCGGCGCGAGGGCCGGTACGACATGTACGACATCTTCATCGACCCGCCGCCTCCCCTCGTCCCGCGCCACCTGCGCCGAGAGGTGCCCGAGCGGCTGCTGGCCGACGGCGCCGTGCAACGCCCCCTCGACGAGGCCGCCGCCCGGCGCGTGATCGGGGAGCTGGTCGGCCAGGGCGTCGAGGCCATCGCGATCTGCCTGCTCCACGCCTACCTCAATCCCGCTCACGAGTGGAGGCTCGCGGAGCTGGTCCGGGAGATCGCCCCCCACCTGCCGGTGTCGTGCTCCTCCGAGGTCGTGCCCGAAATCAGGGAGTACGAGCGGGGGTCGACGACGACCGCCAACGTCTACGTCGCGCCGCTGATGGCACGCTACCTCGAGGACCTCGAGCGGCGGCTGGCCGAGCTCGGAATTCCCGGCCAGCTCTACATCATGCAGTCGTCCGGGGGGATCGCGCTGCCGGGCGACGCCAAGCACTTCCCCATCCGCCTCGTCGAGTCGGGTCCGGCGGCCGGCGCTCTGGCCGCGGCCCAAGCCGCCAGAGACAGGGGCGAGCTTCGACTGCTGTCCTTCGACATGGGCGGCACGACGGCCAAAGCGTGCGTCATCGACGATGGCGCGCCGCTGGTCGCGCGCGAGTTCGAGGTGGCGCGCGCCGACCGCTTCAAGAAGGGCTCGGGCCTGCCCATCCGCGTGCCGGTGATCGAACTGATCGAGATCGGGGCCGGCGGCGGCTCGATCGCCCGCGTGGATCGGATGGGACTCCTCAAGGTCGGCCCCGACAGTGCCGGCGCCGATCCAGGCCCGGCCTGCTACAACCTGGGGGGCCGCCTGCCGACCGTCACCGACGCCGACCTGCTCCTCGGCTACCTCGACTCGGAGTTCTTCCTCGGCGGCCGCATGCGCTTGAGCCGCGAGGCGGCGCGCCGCGCGCTCGAGGAGCACGTGGCGCGCCCGCTCGGCCTCGGGCTGACCGAGGCCGCCTGGGGCATCCACCGCGTGGTGAACGAGAACATGGCCGCAGCCGCGCGCATCCACGGGATCGAGCGGGGCAAGGACCTGCGCCAGTACCCGCTCTTCGCCTTCGGCGGCGCCGGCCCTGTTCACTGCTGGCACGTCGCCCGCATCCTCCGCGTCCCTCGCATCCTCCTGCCGTTCGGGGCCGGGGCGATGTCCGCCTACGGGCTTCTCTCGGCCCCGCCGGCCTTCGACTTCGTGCGCACGCGTCGTGAGCGGCTGGACGCGGCCAACTGGCGGACGATCAACACCCTCTTCGCCGAGATGGAAGCCGAGGGCCGAGCCCTGCTGGCGCGCGCGGGCGTGGACGCGTCGCGGGTCCGGGTCAACCGGGTGGCGGAGATGCGCTACCTGGGTCAGGGCCACGAGGTGGAGGCGACGATTCCGCCCAGCACCCTCTCCCCGGCGAGCCTGCCCGCCATCACGGCGAGCTTCGAGGCTGCCTATCGCGCGCTCTACCAGCGCCTGCCCCAGGGGGTGCTCATCGAGGCCCTGAACTGGCGCGTGACGGTCGCCGGGCCGCCGCCAAAGGTCGCGCTCACGCCGGCCGCCCGCGGCGGCGGCGCGAGGGCGAAGGGCGCCATCAAGACGACGCGCCCGGCCTATTTCGCCGAGGCCTCCGACTTCGTCCCCACGCCGGTGTACGACCGCTACGCGCTCGGGCCGGGCACCGCGTTCAGGGGGCCGGCCATCGTCGAGGAGCGCGAGTCCACGGCGGTCATCGGGCCGGGCGCCCGCTGCCGCGTGGACGACGCCCTCGAGATCGTGGTGGAGCTCCCGCCATGA
- a CDS encoding ABC transporter ATP-binding protein has protein sequence MLRIEDLHVFYGEIQALKGIAVEVQRGEIVAILGNNGAGKTTTLKTVSGLLAPRRGTITLDDAPLTGVPPHQIVLRGIAHVPEGRRIFNRLSVRENLMMGAYHRQDGGIEADLERVFALFPRLGERLGQVAGTLSGGEQQMLAIGRALMASPRLLLLDEPSMGLAPVLVEQIFETIADINRQGTTILLVEQNAAMALSIAHRGYVLETGTIALGGTAAALAEDPEVRRAYLGQ, from the coding sequence GTGCTGCGGATTGAGGACCTCCACGTCTTCTACGGCGAGATCCAGGCCCTCAAGGGCATCGCGGTCGAGGTCCAGCGCGGCGAGATCGTCGCGATCCTGGGCAACAACGGCGCCGGCAAGACGACCACGCTCAAGACCGTCTCCGGGCTCCTGGCGCCCCGGCGGGGCACGATCACGCTCGACGACGCGCCGCTGACCGGCGTGCCGCCCCACCAGATCGTCCTCCGCGGGATCGCCCATGTCCCCGAGGGGCGGCGCATCTTCAACCGCCTCAGCGTCCGGGAGAACCTCATGATGGGCGCGTATCATCGGCAGGATGGCGGGATCGAGGCCGACCTCGAGCGCGTGTTCGCCCTCTTCCCCCGCCTGGGGGAGCGCCTGGGACAGGTGGCGGGCACCCTGTCCGGAGGCGAGCAGCAGATGCTGGCCATCGGGCGCGCGCTGATGGCCAGCCCGCGCCTGCTGCTGCTCGACGAGCCCAGCATGGGGCTGGCGCCCGTGCTGGTCGAGCAGATCTTCGAGACGATCGCCGACATCAACCGCCAGGGCACGACGATCCTCCTCGTCGAGCAGAACGCCGCCATGGCCCTCAGCATCGCCCACCGCGGCTACGTCCTGGAAACGGGGACGATCGCGCTGGGCGGGACGGCGGCGGCGCTGGCGGAAGACCCCGAGGTCCGTCGCGCCTATCTCGGCCAATAG
- a CDS encoding FAD-dependent oxidoreductase: MPILDESPLGGFWIAAGMSGHGFKLAPAVGEMMAALITGAEPPVSAAPFRFGRFATTATAAGTFVSSYLR; the protein is encoded by the coding sequence ATGCCGATCCTCGACGAGTCGCCGCTCGGCGGCTTCTGGATCGCCGCCGGCATGAGCGGCCACGGTTTCAAGCTGGCGCCGGCCGTGGGCGAGATGATGGCGGCGCTGATCACCGGCGCCGAGCCGCCGGTCAGCGCCGCACCGTTCCGCTTTGGCCGCTTCGCCACCACAGCGACTGCGGCCGGGACGTTCGTGTCGTCGTACCTTCGTTGA
- a CDS encoding ornithine cyclodeaminase family protein (catalyzes the formation of L-proline from L-ornithine) — translation MLILSRGDLERLLPPPDVIDALEAAFRLHAAGRATAPARSVVGVGDEGALLLMPAMMGAEAGPALGTKLVTVYAGNRARGHPTIYASYVLMDGGTGQPLALLEGTFLTALRTGAASALAARLLARRDARRVVCFGAGVQAGFQLACLAAVRKPERVAVAGREAGRARRFAETMRERLGIPVEVAADPRIAVREADIITCATTSPIPVVFGADLRPGTHVDLVGAFRPTDREADTQAVSGARVVVDTYAGALEEAGDILIPMREGAFDRGHIAAELAEVVTGVRAGRTSDDEITVFKSVGWALEDLATARLAYNRARAEGVGREVSL, via the coding sequence GTGCTGATCCTCTCGCGCGGCGATCTCGAGCGGCTGCTGCCGCCGCCCGACGTGATCGACGCGCTGGAGGCGGCCTTCCGCCTCCACGCCGCCGGCCGCGCCACGGCGCCCGCGCGCTCCGTCGTCGGCGTCGGCGACGAGGGCGCGCTGCTCCTCATGCCCGCCATGATGGGGGCGGAGGCCGGCCCCGCGCTGGGCACGAAGCTCGTCACCGTCTACGCCGGCAACCGCGCCCGCGGCCATCCCACGATCTACGCGAGCTACGTCCTCATGGACGGCGGGACCGGCCAGCCCCTGGCCCTGCTGGAGGGAACCTTCCTCACGGCGCTCCGGACGGGGGCCGCCTCGGCGCTGGCGGCGCGCCTTCTGGCCCGGCGCGACGCCCGCCGCGTGGTCTGCTTCGGCGCGGGCGTCCAGGCCGGCTTTCAGCTCGCCTGCCTCGCCGCCGTCCGCAAACCCGAGCGGGTGGCTGTCGCGGGGCGGGAGGCCGGGCGCGCGCGGCGCTTCGCCGAGACGATGCGCGAACGGCTCGGCATCCCGGTCGAGGTCGCGGCCGATCCCCGAATCGCTGTCCGAGAGGCGGACATCATAACGTGTGCGACGACGTCACCGATCCCGGTGGTGTTCGGCGCCGACCTTCGGCCCGGCACCCACGTCGATCTCGTCGGCGCGTTCCGGCCGACGGACCGCGAGGCGGATACGCAGGCGGTGAGCGGCGCCCGGGTCGTGGTGGACACCTATGCGGGAGCCCTGGAGGAGGCCGGCGACATCCTGATCCCCATGCGGGAGGGCGCCTTCGACCGCGGCCACATCGCTGCCGAGCTCGCCGAGGTGGTGACGGGCGTGCGCGCGGGCCGCACGAGCGACGACGAGATCACGGTCTTCAAGTCGGTCGGCTGGGCGCTGGAAGATTTGGCCACCGCCCGGCTCGCGTACAATCGCGCCAGGGCCGAGGGCGTCGGCCGGGAGGTCAGCCTGTGA
- a CDS encoding branched-chain amino acid ABC transporter substrate-binding protein, with the protein MSTRTMRSIAIVCLALTVVLASAGTDVRAQGKGTIKIATQSPLSGGQAALGEGIKLGTQLALEKFKGNLDKMGFKVELVPFDDQAKPDVGVSNARNIIADKDILGVIGHLNSGVAIPASEVYREVNLAMVSPANTNPVVTDRGYKSVFRVCGRDDVQGVVGSEFAKGTLKAKSVYIVHDKTQYGQGVAEFFKADAEKKGIKVLGFEGTEEKSNFDPIITPIKAKNPDLIYFGGIYDQAAPFFKQTREKGVKAKFMGPDGMDSSDLTKIGGKAVVGMYYTSVAGPVTVYPQAKQFAEEFKKKFGKNPEPFSAQAYDSTAILLKAIEAAAKGGKVPTRDAVTAAVRDVKHTGITGAVEFDSKGDPKKALYFVLQVASDDPQKWGDNKEVKRLTIAAPAASKKI; encoded by the coding sequence ATGAGCACCCGCACGATGCGATCGATCGCGATTGTCTGCCTCGCGTTGACCGTCGTCCTCGCGTCCGCCGGCACAGACGTCCGCGCCCAGGGCAAAGGCACCATCAAGATCGCCACCCAGAGCCCGCTGAGCGGCGGTCAGGCCGCCCTGGGCGAAGGCATCAAGCTCGGCACCCAGCTCGCCCTCGAGAAATTCAAGGGAAACCTCGACAAGATGGGCTTCAAGGTCGAGCTGGTGCCCTTCGACGACCAGGCCAAGCCCGATGTCGGGGTGTCCAACGCCAGGAACATCATCGCCGACAAGGACATCCTGGGCGTGATCGGGCACCTGAACTCCGGCGTGGCCATCCCGGCGTCGGAGGTCTACCGGGAGGTCAACCTGGCGATGGTCTCGCCCGCCAACACCAACCCGGTCGTCACCGACCGCGGCTACAAGAGCGTCTTCCGGGTGTGCGGGCGCGACGACGTGCAGGGCGTGGTGGGCTCCGAGTTCGCCAAGGGCACGCTGAAGGCCAAGTCGGTGTACATCGTCCACGACAAGACCCAGTACGGCCAGGGCGTGGCCGAGTTCTTCAAGGCCGATGCCGAGAAGAAGGGCATCAAGGTCCTGGGCTTCGAGGGCACCGAGGAGAAGTCGAACTTCGACCCCATCATCACGCCCATCAAGGCCAAGAATCCCGACCTCATCTACTTCGGCGGCATCTACGATCAGGCGGCTCCCTTCTTCAAGCAGACCCGCGAGAAGGGCGTGAAGGCCAAGTTCATGGGGCCGGATGGCATGGACTCCTCCGACCTCACCAAGATCGGGGGCAAGGCCGTCGTCGGCATGTACTACACCTCGGTGGCGGGGCCGGTCACGGTCTACCCGCAGGCCAAGCAGTTCGCCGAGGAGTTCAAGAAGAAGTTCGGCAAGAACCCCGAGCCGTTCTCGGCGCAGGCGTACGACTCGACCGCGATCCTGCTCAAGGCCATCGAGGCGGCGGCCAAGGGCGGCAAGGTGCCGACCCGCGACGCGGTGACGGCGGCGGTGCGCGACGTCAAGCACACCGGCATCACGGGCGCGGTCGAGTTCGACAGCAAGGGCGACCCCAAGAAGGCGCTCTACTTCGTGCTGCAGGTGGCGAGCGACGACCCGCAGAAGTGGGGCGACAACAAGGAAGTCAAGCGGCTGACGATCGCCGCCCCCGCCGCTTCCAAGAAGATCTGA
- a CDS encoding ABC transporter ATP-binding protein — translation MSALLEARGITKRFGGLTAVNGVDFALEAGIASIIGPNGAGKTTLFNIFTGLYLPDEGEVTFGDRSLVGLRPDQITALGVCRTFQNIRLFANMTAAENVLVGMHARVPLGLGDVLARGPRFARVEGRLWTRALELLERVGLRPSANEVARNLPYGDQRRLELARALASEPTLLLLDEPTAGMTQGEAALLMALLRQLVVDLGLAILLIEHNMRVVMEVSDRVTVLDHGEKIAEGRPAEVQADPRVIEAYLGRGQWGRTRSARAAD, via the coding sequence ATGAGCGCGCTGCTCGAGGCGCGCGGCATCACCAAGCGCTTCGGCGGGCTGACCGCCGTCAACGGCGTGGATTTCGCCCTGGAGGCAGGCATCGCGTCGATCATCGGCCCCAACGGCGCCGGCAAGACGACGCTCTTCAACATCTTCACCGGGCTCTACCTGCCCGACGAGGGCGAGGTGACGTTCGGCGACCGCTCGCTGGTCGGCCTGCGCCCCGACCAGATCACGGCCCTGGGCGTGTGCCGGACGTTCCAGAACATTCGCCTGTTCGCCAACATGACCGCGGCCGAGAACGTGCTAGTCGGCATGCACGCGCGCGTCCCCCTCGGGCTGGGGGACGTGCTGGCGCGCGGTCCGCGCTTCGCGCGGGTGGAGGGGCGGCTGTGGACGCGCGCCCTCGAGTTGCTCGAGCGGGTCGGCCTCCGCCCGAGCGCCAACGAGGTCGCCCGCAACCTTCCCTACGGCGACCAGCGACGGCTCGAGCTCGCGCGCGCGCTGGCCTCGGAGCCCACGCTGCTGCTCCTGGACGAGCCGACCGCGGGGATGACGCAGGGCGAAGCGGCCCTGCTCATGGCGCTCCTCCGACAGCTGGTCGTCGACCTGGGCCTGGCCATCCTGCTCATCGAGCACAACATGCGCGTGGTGATGGAGGTGTCGGATCGCGTGACGGTGCTCGATCACGGCGAGAAGATCGCCGAGGGCCGGCCCGCCGAGGTCCAGGCCGACCCCAGGGTGATCGAGGCCTATCTGGGGCGCGGGCAATGGGGCCGCACGCGGAGCGCCCGTGCTGCGGATTGA